One region of Haloprofundus salilacus genomic DNA includes:
- a CDS encoding branched-chain amino acid ABC transporter permease, with product MSDEVQNPDANDGGDAPEGTAGYVERYRRRGTTANNELLVAVTAVVAVSIFPWLFADAPVISDVLGGYRGLATLMLIWAIFAIGFDLLLGYTGLLSFGHAAFWGGAAYAAGIFSAEVSSEPLLIVLAGTTFAVLFAWVLGFLSLRRGGIYFSILTLAFAQMLFYMASSPLAFLTNGENGFTSVEVGPLLGVIHLDELLVYPLDILYGEMLYVFVATFAVLALLTAYRVLNSPYGTVFRAIRENEQRAEFVGLNVWRYKLMSFVLSGAFAGVAGSLFTIHGQYVPLESLFWTESGEIVIMTVLGGVGSLFGPVLGVVVYLYVENVVSGFETIGPFWHLILGVVFVVVVAVFPRGIWGIIEDGYARVAGGETAADDGGER from the coding sequence ATGAGCGACGAAGTTCAGAACCCCGACGCGAACGACGGTGGCGACGCTCCCGAGGGAACCGCCGGCTACGTCGAGCGCTATCGACGGAGGGGAACGACGGCGAACAACGAACTCCTTGTCGCCGTTACCGCCGTCGTCGCCGTCTCGATATTCCCGTGGCTGTTCGCCGACGCCCCCGTCATCTCCGACGTGCTCGGCGGCTACCGCGGTCTGGCGACGCTGATGCTCATCTGGGCCATCTTCGCCATCGGTTTCGACCTGCTGCTGGGGTACACCGGTTTGCTGTCGTTCGGTCACGCCGCGTTCTGGGGCGGTGCCGCGTACGCCGCCGGCATCTTCAGCGCGGAGGTGTCGAGCGAGCCGCTTCTCATCGTCCTCGCCGGGACAACGTTCGCCGTATTGTTCGCGTGGGTGCTCGGGTTCCTCTCGCTGCGTCGCGGCGGGATCTACTTCTCCATCCTCACGCTCGCGTTCGCGCAGATGCTGTTCTACATGGCGTCGTCGCCGTTGGCGTTCCTGACCAACGGTGAGAACGGATTCACGAGCGTCGAAGTCGGTCCGCTGCTCGGGGTGATCCACCTCGACGAGTTGCTCGTCTACCCGTTGGACATCCTCTACGGGGAGATGCTCTACGTCTTCGTCGCCACGTTCGCCGTGCTGGCGCTGTTGACGGCGTACCGCGTCCTCAACTCGCCGTACGGGACCGTGTTCCGCGCCATCCGCGAAAACGAACAGCGCGCGGAGTTCGTCGGTCTCAACGTCTGGCGCTACAAACTGATGTCGTTCGTCCTCTCCGGCGCGTTCGCGGGCGTCGCCGGAAGTTTGTTCACCATCCACGGCCAGTACGTCCCGCTGGAGTCGCTGTTTTGGACCGAGAGCGGTGAGATCGTCATCATGACCGTCCTCGGCGGCGTCGGGTCGCTGTTCGGTCCGGTGCTCGGCGTCGTCGTCTACCTCTACGTCGAGAACGTCGTCTCCGGGTTCGAGACCATCGGTCCGTTCTGGCATCTCATCCTCGGCGTCGTGTTCGTCGTCGTCGTCGCGGTGTTCCCCCGCGGTATCTGGGGAATCATCGAGGACGGCTACGCCCGCGTGGCCGGCGGAGAGACTGCTGCGGACGACGGGGGTGAGCGCTGA
- a CDS encoding universal stress protein → MYHVLVGVDEDEERARACAQEVLNLPGDTDEKTVTLLHSFTDNPGGASATQIASVRRASDFLDEHGIDYEVLESSGDPAESILDAADELNADLVVVGGRKRSPAGKAIFGSVTQSVILSSSRPVMVTGVVTRA, encoded by the coding sequence ATGTATCACGTACTTGTCGGCGTCGACGAAGACGAAGAGCGCGCTCGCGCGTGCGCCCAAGAAGTGCTCAACCTTCCCGGAGACACCGACGAGAAGACGGTCACGCTGTTGCACAGTTTCACCGACAACCCCGGCGGCGCGTCGGCAACGCAGATCGCGTCGGTTCGACGGGCAAGCGACTTCCTCGACGAACACGGCATCGACTACGAAGTACTGGAGTCCAGCGGCGACCCGGCCGAATCGATTCTCGACGCCGCCGACGAGCTAAACGCCGACCTCGTCGTCGTCGGGGGACGAAAACGCTCGCCGGCGGGAAAAGCGATATTCGGCAGCGTCACCCAGTCGGTGATTCTCAGTTCGAGTCGACCCGTGATGGTCACCGGCGTCGTGACGCGGGCCTGA
- a CDS encoding GNAT family N-acetyltransferase has protein sequence MDLRDAEPTDAEGIRAVARESLLASYSPDLSEDVIDTAVKSWYADDEVGSNLEDPQAVWTVAVDGDDVVAVVQSYLVEADETVGQIDWLHVAPDSRGGGLGRQLLKRVETELMDRGASRLEGKVLTVNEGGARFYENAGYDAGETRQVEIADEEFTERAFVKSASESTEEFTPVEERSGPDGQTLYVAYDESQRARKAPFYVTYTDEERTERYGYLCGNCESLATAMDSMERIECNECGNQSKSARWDAAYL, from the coding sequence ATGGACCTTCGAGACGCCGAACCCACAGACGCGGAGGGGATTCGAGCCGTCGCCCGCGAGTCGCTTCTGGCCTCGTACAGCCCCGACCTCTCCGAAGACGTCATCGACACCGCGGTGAAGAGCTGGTACGCCGACGACGAAGTCGGGTCGAACCTCGAAGACCCGCAGGCGGTGTGGACCGTCGCCGTCGACGGTGACGACGTCGTCGCCGTCGTCCAGAGCTACCTCGTCGAGGCCGACGAGACGGTCGGCCAGATAGACTGGCTCCACGTCGCCCCCGACTCGCGGGGCGGGGGACTGGGCAGACAGTTGCTCAAGCGCGTCGAGACCGAACTGATGGACCGCGGCGCCTCACGCCTCGAAGGTAAAGTGCTCACGGTCAACGAGGGCGGCGCGCGCTTCTACGAGAACGCGGGTTACGACGCCGGAGAGACGCGACAGGTCGAGATCGCCGACGAGGAGTTCACCGAGCGCGCCTTCGTCAAGTCCGCCTCGGAGTCCACCGAGGAGTTCACCCCGGTCGAAGAGCGTAGCGGGCCCGACGGCCAGACGCTGTACGTCGCCTACGACGAGAGCCAGCGCGCGCGGAAAGCGCCGTTCTACGTCACGTACACCGACGAGGAGAGGACGGAGCGCTACGGCTACCTCTGCGGCAACTGTGAGAGTCTTGCGACGGCGATGGACTCGATGGAACGCATCGAGTGCAACGAGTGCGGTAATCAGAGCAAGTCGGCACGCTGGGACGCCGCGTACCTGTAA
- a CDS encoding ABC transporter substrate-binding protein, translating to MARDSTSLSRRDVMKTAGAAGVAGIVGLAGCTQGGGGGGGGNGDGEYPSLGNYPIEGDKAMFGFNVPQSGPYSSEGEDELRAYELAVKHLNNGGGWVDDFSDLSGDGVLDYEIDYVKGDTATDADTARESASRMIERDGVVMFSGGSSSATAIAQQGLAQEKNVLFMACLTHSNDTTGKDCVRYSFREMFNAYMTGQALAPVVTTEYGDDLSFYQLYADYSWGQTQQASMKQFFEEAGWSEIDSVATPLGESDYSSYLSEAQSSGADALFLNHYGLDGGNSLKQAVEAGIDQEMEIVMPLYNRPMAQAAGGAIEGIYGTIAWDSQIDNAPSKKFTEVFGEEYNGRVPSGPAQLAYAQTLQYAAAVERAGTFYPPEVIRQLEDYSYSNIGMGEETMRKCDHQAQRDIPVVKGLPGSEQGDGQFFEIVEITPQSEVGYDCGSGPAAECELGEYGDE from the coding sequence ATGGCACGGGATAGCACTTCCCTGAGTCGGCGTGACGTGATGAAAACAGCCGGGGCAGCGGGCGTCGCCGGTATCGTGGGATTGGCAGGATGTACGCAGGGCGGAGGCGGGGGAGGCGGGGGGAACGGGGACGGAGAGTATCCCTCGCTCGGGAACTACCCGATAGAGGGCGACAAAGCGATGTTCGGATTCAACGTCCCGCAGTCGGGACCGTACTCCTCGGAGGGCGAAGATGAGCTCCGAGCGTACGAACTGGCGGTGAAGCATCTAAACAACGGCGGCGGCTGGGTCGACGACTTCTCCGACCTCTCGGGCGACGGTGTCCTCGACTACGAGATCGACTACGTGAAAGGCGACACCGCGACGGACGCCGACACCGCCCGCGAGTCGGCTTCGCGGATGATCGAACGCGACGGCGTCGTGATGTTCTCCGGGGGGTCGTCGAGCGCGACCGCCATCGCCCAGCAGGGGCTCGCACAGGAGAAGAACGTCCTGTTCATGGCCTGTCTGACCCACTCGAACGACACGACCGGAAAAGACTGCGTACGGTACAGCTTCCGTGAGATGTTCAACGCCTACATGACCGGCCAGGCGTTGGCGCCCGTCGTGACTACCGAGTATGGCGACGACCTGAGCTTCTATCAGCTGTACGCCGACTACTCGTGGGGACAGACCCAGCAGGCATCGATGAAGCAGTTCTTCGAGGAGGCCGGCTGGTCGGAAATTGACTCCGTGGCGACGCCGCTCGGCGAAAGCGACTACTCGTCGTATCTCTCGGAGGCGCAGTCGTCGGGCGCGGATGCCCTGTTTTTGAACCACTACGGACTCGACGGCGGGAACTCGCTGAAACAGGCCGTCGAAGCCGGCATCGACCAGGAGATGGAGATCGTGATGCCGCTGTACAACCGGCCGATGGCGCAGGCCGCCGGTGGCGCTATCGAAGGCATCTACGGAACGATCGCGTGGGACTCCCAGATAGACAACGCCCCGTCGAAGAAGTTCACCGAGGTGTTCGGCGAGGAGTACAACGGGCGCGTCCCATCCGGACCGGCGCAACTTGCGTACGCGCAGACCCTGCAGTACGCGGCGGCGGTCGAGCGCGCGGGGACGTTCTACCCGCCGGAGGTCATCAGACAGCTCGAAGACTACAGCTACAGCAACATCGGGATGGGCGAGGAGACGATGCGCAAGTGCGACCACCAAGCCCAGCGAGACATCCCCGTCGTCAAGGGGCTGCCGGGGTCCGAACAGGGCGACGGACAGTTCTTCGAGATCGTCGAGATCACGCCGCAGAGCGAGGTCGGTTACGACTGCGGGTCCGGACCTGCTGCCGAGTGCGAACTCGGCGAGTACGGCGACGAGTAA
- a CDS encoding branched-chain amino acid ABC transporter permease, with protein sequence MSLAADLLRVFLNGLQTGAIYILVAIGLSIILGTLRFVNFAHGALYLIGAYAGLLITLEVNLSNGLLREWGFETIGLGWGFLPALIIVPLFVFVIGLAMERFVARPFYDRPDTDQILVTFGLAIIAQELFRVLFGGQSINFARPGWASGPVSLPIIGNFPKWRLYVIIITGILVAIVWLLVEYTDFGLIVRAGTRDPEMVELLGIKLTRPYIVMFGIGAALAGVAGVVGAPLENVNPNIGTGVLVPAFLVVVIGGVGSIRGAVVGGVLLGMVFSVLVGAPLPSIDILGTQITWSAWAQVGIYALAAVVLLVRPEGLFGEEVTG encoded by the coding sequence GTGAGTCTAGCCGCGGATCTCCTCCGCGTCTTCCTCAACGGTCTGCAGACCGGCGCGATCTACATCCTCGTCGCTATCGGTCTCTCCATCATCCTCGGAACGCTCCGCTTCGTGAACTTCGCGCACGGCGCGCTGTATCTCATCGGCGCGTACGCGGGGTTACTCATCACACTTGAAGTGAACTTATCCAACGGGTTGCTCCGCGAGTGGGGGTTCGAGACTATCGGCCTCGGATGGGGATTCCTGCCGGCGCTCATCATCGTTCCGCTGTTCGTGTTCGTCATCGGACTCGCGATGGAGCGGTTCGTCGCCCGGCCGTTTTACGATCGGCCGGACACCGACCAGATTCTCGTGACGTTCGGTCTGGCGATCATCGCCCAGGAACTGTTCCGCGTGCTGTTCGGCGGACAGAGCATCAACTTCGCCCGACCCGGCTGGGCGTCGGGTCCGGTCTCGCTTCCGATTATCGGTAACTTCCCGAAGTGGCGGCTGTACGTCATTATCATCACGGGCATCCTCGTCGCCATCGTCTGGCTGCTCGTCGAGTACACCGACTTCGGCCTCATCGTCCGCGCGGGGACGCGCGACCCCGAGATGGTCGAACTGCTCGGCATCAAACTCACCCGCCCCTACATCGTGATGTTCGGTATCGGCGCGGCGCTCGCCGGCGTCGCCGGCGTCGTCGGCGCACCGCTCGAAAACGTCAACCCGAACATCGGGACCGGCGTGTTGGTTCCGGCGTTCCTCGTCGTCGTCATCGGCGGCGTCGGGAGCATCCGCGGGGCCGTCGTCGGCGGCGTCCTCCTCGGGATGGTGTTCTCGGTGCTCGTCGGCGCGCCGTTGCCGAGCATCGACATACTCGGGACGCAGATCACGTGGTCGGCGTGGGCGCAGGTCGGTATCTACGCTCTCGCGGCGGTGGTACTGCTAGTTCGTCCGGAGGGACTCTTCGGTGAGGAGGTGACGGGATGA
- a CDS encoding ABC transporter ATP-binding protein produces MSLLEVSDIDAYYNESHILRGLSLSVNEGEIVALLGRNGAGKTTTLRCIAGATPPDVRAGSIRFKGDEITGTAAEDVSIRGISLVPEERRIFPNLTVAENLHLAEVVNNRSNTIGRSVPIREGGVPTDEVYADFPRLDERREQKAGTLSGGEQQMLAIARALKQNTDLLLLDEPYEGLAPKIIENVEAAIKRIRADGTTVLLVEQNAAAAIKIADRAYVVDQGGIVFDGTADELRDDEATRERYLGV; encoded by the coding sequence ATGAGCCTCTTGGAGGTTTCCGACATCGACGCCTACTACAACGAGAGTCACATCCTCAGAGGGCTCTCGCTGTCGGTCAACGAGGGCGAGATTGTCGCGCTGCTCGGACGCAACGGCGCGGGGAAGACGACGACGCTTCGGTGTATCGCCGGAGCGACGCCGCCCGACGTGCGCGCCGGCAGTATCCGGTTCAAAGGCGACGAGATTACCGGGACGGCGGCCGAAGACGTGTCGATTCGAGGCATCTCGCTCGTCCCCGAAGAGCGGCGCATCTTCCCGAACCTCACGGTGGCCGAGAACCTCCACCTCGCGGAGGTGGTCAACAACCGCTCGAACACCATCGGTCGCTCCGTCCCAATTCGGGAGGGCGGCGTGCCGACCGACGAGGTGTACGCCGACTTCCCGCGCCTCGACGAGCGCCGCGAGCAGAAAGCGGGGACGCTCTCCGGCGGCGAACAACAGATGCTCGCCATCGCGCGGGCGTTGAAGCAGAACACGGATCTGCTTCTCTTGGACGAACCGTACGAGGGACTCGCGCCGAAGATCATCGAAAACGTCGAAGCGGCCATCAAACGCATCCGCGCGGACGGAACGACGGTGCTTCTGGTCGAACAGAACGCCGCTGCGGCAATCAAAATCGCGGACAGAGCGTACGTCGTCGACCAGGGGGGCATCGTCTTCGATGGAACCGCCGATGAGCTTCGCGACGACGAGGCGACGCGTGAGCGGTATCTGGGGGTCTGA
- a CDS encoding thioredoxin domain-containing protein: protein MPDIGDVIDRLVEGDVIRENDDGSLTTTAAFEETRSVYADTYLNVGEETFVETVAELFDLESAAAETQIEANGVTREQLVAYLAVQSFLDEAVDSETKAVMAHVVCEVTPPSPIPEAVTRLDDESYTAFLDEHPNAVLTVWKRHCEPCERLKDDLDELLDALPDDVAVGGLDGETASGFRLAHAVNSAPAVLWFRDGEKVDARTGYVSPSEFGDVVADTY from the coding sequence ATGCCCGACATTGGCGACGTGATAGACCGCCTCGTCGAGGGCGACGTCATCCGCGAGAACGACGACGGATCGCTCACGACGACCGCGGCGTTCGAGGAGACTCGGTCGGTGTACGCCGACACGTACCTCAACGTCGGAGAGGAGACGTTCGTCGAGACGGTCGCGGAGCTGTTCGACCTAGAATCGGCGGCCGCCGAGACGCAGATCGAAGCCAACGGCGTGACGCGCGAGCAACTCGTCGCGTACCTCGCGGTACAGTCGTTTCTCGACGAAGCGGTAGATTCGGAGACGAAGGCGGTGATGGCGCACGTCGTCTGCGAGGTGACGCCACCGTCGCCGATACCCGAGGCGGTGACGCGGCTCGACGACGAGTCGTATACGGCGTTTCTCGACGAGCACCCGAACGCAGTGCTCACGGTCTGGAAACGACACTGTGAGCCGTGTGAGCGGCTCAAAGACGACCTCGACGAGTTACTCGACGCACTCCCCGACGACGTGGCCGTCGGCGGACTCGACGGCGAGACCGCCTCGGGGTTCCGCCTCGCGCACGCGGTGAACAGCGCGCCCGCCGTCCTGTGGTTCAGAGACGGCGAAAAGGTGGACGCACGGACCGGCTACGTCTCGCCGAGCGAGTTCGGCGACGTCGTCGCCGATACGTACTGA
- a CDS encoding DUF7520 family protein: MSATRLRGPQFVLILYALLVAISGLAGFLIATFVSGLRAPKFLFLVPFPPTQLGFAAYGALTVALVLGIPLLLVVYVSRNLDDAAQNR, from the coding sequence GTGAGCGCGACACGTCTCCGGGGACCGCAGTTCGTCCTCATTCTGTACGCACTGCTCGTCGCTATCTCGGGTCTCGCCGGGTTTCTGATCGCGACGTTCGTCTCCGGCCTCCGCGCGCCGAAGTTTCTCTTCCTCGTTCCCTTCCCGCCGACGCAGCTCGGCTTCGCCGCCTACGGCGCGTTGACCGTCGCGTTGGTGCTCGGCATCCCGCTGCTGCTCGTCGTGTACGTTTCGAGAAATCTTGACGACGCCGCCCAGAACAGATAA
- a CDS encoding ABC transporter ATP-binding protein: MASLLETDGLVKKFGGLVATDHVDIDIREDERVSLIGPNGAGKSTLINLITRRLDPTEGDIRFKGESIVGLKPHQVVQRGISKSFQTASIFPEMTVEENAQIAAFAAEHGSFRFNFLRRRDAYPEIGRRTSQMLSAVGLHEQNEVVAQDLPYGDKRRLEIAIALASEPDLLLMDEPTAGMSPEETQATVDLIEEVKERLGLTFLLVEHDMEIVFSVSDRIIVLNRGRVIAEGTPDEIRGNPDVQEAYLGGVEI; this comes from the coding sequence ATGGCGTCGCTTCTCGAAACCGACGGCCTCGTCAAGAAGTTCGGCGGCCTCGTCGCCACCGACCACGTCGACATCGACATCCGAGAAGACGAGCGCGTCTCGCTCATCGGTCCCAACGGGGCCGGCAAGTCGACACTCATCAACCTCATCACGCGGCGTCTCGACCCGACGGAGGGCGATATCCGCTTCAAAGGCGAGTCTATCGTCGGCCTCAAACCTCACCAGGTGGTGCAGCGAGGCATCAGCAAGTCGTTCCAGACGGCCTCTATCTTCCCTGAGATGACCGTCGAGGAAAACGCCCAGATAGCAGCGTTCGCCGCCGAGCACGGTTCGTTCCGGTTCAACTTCCTGCGTCGACGCGACGCCTACCCCGAGATCGGCCGGCGGACGAGCCAGATGCTGTCGGCGGTCGGCCTCCACGAACAGAACGAGGTAGTCGCCCAAGACCTCCCGTACGGTGACAAGCGGCGACTCGAAATCGCCATCGCGCTGGCGAGCGAACCCGACTTGCTGCTCATGGACGAACCGACCGCGGGGATGTCGCCCGAGGAGACGCAGGCGACGGTCGACCTCATCGAAGAGGTCAAAGAGCGTCTCGGACTGACGTTCCTGCTCGTCGAACACGACATGGAGATCGTCTTCAGCGTTTCCGACCGCATCATCGTGCTCAACCGAGGGCGGGTCATCGCCGAAGGGACACCCGACGAGATTCGAGGGAACCCGGACGTTCAAGAGGCGTACCTGGGAGGTGTCGAGATATGA